CCATCAGGGCCTGTCCCCGGCTGTGCCGGACGGCCATCCAGCAGAAGACACCCGCGATCAGTATGGCGTAAAAGGGAAGCGGGGAATTCGGCCAGATGATCGGAAGCCACGCCAGGGCCGCCGCCGTGAAACAGGAGATTCTGATACCCGGATGCAGGTCGGCCAGGCAGGCCCCTCCGGACAGGGTGCGGGCGGACAGCACCTTGTAGGAAGCTGCGATCATGAATATGCTGAATATTCTGCGGAGAAGCTCGGAAAACCAGGGGAAATTTTCCGGTTTGGGATGTTCCGTAAAGGAGGCGCACAAGTAGCAAACGGTGAAGATGGCCACCGGCAGGAACCAAGACCAGTAGGTGCTCCTTGCCCTGGCCAGCGGAAAAAGGGCGGTCATCGGGAACATCCCGGCCAGGAGCAGAAGCGCCCGGGAGGAAGAGGAAAGGGCCAGGGGATTGCCTTCCGCCTGCATCCGGAAAGCCGTCAGGCACGCCACGGCAATCGCCCCGAAAGCCAGCAGGAATGAAGAGCTTCCCGTGCCAGGGGCCTTCTTCTCCTGCCGGATGCCGGAGTACAGGCCGCAGCCGCAGTAGAGGAACAGCGTGCAGAGGGAAAGCAGGGTGACGGCCGGAACGTGTCCGTTCGCGTTGTATTCGTCAAACCAGCCCATCAGCAGCAGCGTATAGGACGCGAGGCCGATGGCCCCCACTTTCGTCCAGCGCGTGAAGGCCAGCACGGAAACCAGTCCCGCGTTCAGAAGGGTCATGTACAGGAACAGGGAAACCGTGTGGTCCTGCCCGGTGGACAGGATGACCGGCGTAAGGAAACCGCCGATGATGCCCAGAACGGCAATGACCTGGAAGCGGAGCCGCACGGCCAGGACGAACGCAGCGGCCGTGGTGGCGGCCAGCAAAAGGGCGGAAACTGCCGTATTGAAAAAGGGCAGCGCATAAAACATGCGGCCCGCGCAGGTGGCCAGGTACAGTACCAGAATGCCGGTGGCGGTCAGGGTGCCGGAAAGGGTGGGATACCTTTTCTTCAGGCGCGAGAGGCCCGTTCCCAGCAGGGCAAAGGCCGTCAGGTAGGTGAGGATGATTCTCCATTCCGGAGAAATCAATTCATTGTCAATGCTGTATTTGACAAAGAAACCCGTTCCCAGAAACAGGATGAATCCGCCGATCCAGGAAAGCAGCTTGGCTCCTATGAAATATTCCCAGGAAAAGGCGGGGGAAACGGCTGCCGGCTGTCTGGCCTTCCGGGCTGCGGGAACGGGGGGCTCATAGGGGATGATGGCCGTGGCGGCCCGTGGCGGGGATGACACGGGGCGCGGTGTGGAGGCTCCCGGTCTTGCAGCGTTCTGGGGTGTGCTGCTCGTAACTGATTTGCCATAGCGCATATGCATGTCCATATGCGCCTTGATTTCGGCAAGTTTGTTTTCCAGCTTGCGTACCTTGTGTTCCAGGGAAACGACCTGGCAGGCCTTCACAAACGTGAAAACCATGCCGGAAAGAAGGACCAGCACAAGCAGTAAAATGAAAATTTCCATGGGGAAGGGGGTTAGGGGAATGTATTCTACATGGGAAAAACGGGACTGCAAGACGCAAAAGGGGACATGTCCGGCTCCCGTGAAGATGCGGAATGATGCCGGCCGGGGCACGGTCTGCGGATGTCTTCTGTTCCCGATGACAGGATTGATTTTTCACAATCATTTAAAAACAAAGAGCGGAGGGTTTTGTCCCCGGGAAGGATGACTCAATGCAGTTTTTTTGCTGTTGTGGGCGGATAACGGATTTGCGTACCCTGCCGTATGCATTCACGTGCAAAAAAATTATGAAAATTACGATTCCTTTTTTATTGCGCCGCGGCTTGCTTGCGGGCTTCTTCCTGTCCCTCTCCGCCTCCGCGGCGGACTATACCGTGGACGCTTCCCAAACCTCCGACCCTGGCCGGAAAGTATACCAGACGTTGGCGGAGCTGGCTTCAGCCGGAGTCCTGGCAGCGGGAGACACCGTCATTCTGAATAACGATGACTCCAGCCTCACTTCCAAGTTGCCCGTTCTCGTCAATTTCCGCTCCAATGATCCGGAAACGCCGCGTACGGTGGATCTGTCTGGATTGGGAAATACGCCTTTGTTTAGTCCGGCCACAGGCAATTACACGCTAAATATGGAATCGGTCGTTTTTTCCAATGCTCCAGCCAGAGTATTTTTCTACACCAACAGCTCCAGCTCTGCTCCCATCTCCTTAAAAATTTCCGATAACGCCTCGTTTACGGGAAATTATTGCTCTGACAGAAATTCTTTCACCGGCTACGGGTACGGAGGGGTGGTTTGCCTGCACTCATACGCGGCTACAGCCTTGACGGTGGGAAACAACGCCGTGTTCACCGACAACCATGCTATCGGCAGCGGCGGCGCGATTTGCGTACACTCATACGGCAGAGCCGCTGCGCTGACAATGGGAAACAACGCCGCATTCACCGGAAACTACGCTTCCGGCAATGACGGGGGAGCAATTCATGTGTACGGAACAGACGGTTCAACCGTCCTCATAGGAGATAACGCCATATTCACCGGCAATTATGTTTCATCAGGCTATAGCGGCTCTGGGGGAGCTATTTACGTCGTCATGCCGGACAGCACCAGATATGGAGGAAACAGTCTTGTCATGGGCTCCAATGCTGTGTTTTCCGGGAATTATGTTTCTGGCCGTTACGGCAACGGCGGAGCGATTGCGCTTTCATCAGCCTCCCGTTCGGAGACTTCCTCGCTCGTTCTTGGCCCCGACGCTGTATTCACCGGGAATTACGTTTTTTCTTCCGCCGGTCCATCCTACGAAAGCATAGGCTCCGGCGGAGCGATATACATAGCTTCATCAAGATATTCGAACATTACGGTGCAGGACGGAGCGACCTTCACCGGCAATTACGCGTGGACCAAAGGCGGGGCCATTCTTATGCAAGGCAGCTACGCAGGCAGTTCCAGCCAGTTCCTGGCTCTGACCCGTGACGTTCTTTTCAGTGGCAACATGACCGGCGGCACGTTTACCCGGCACTCTGACGGTTCCTTCTCCGTGGAAAACGGAATCGCCAACGCGATCCATATGGGAGGCGATCAGAACGTTCAGCTGGCTGCTTCCGAAGGCAGGCAGATCCGTTTCAACGACCCCGTCACCAGTTCGGCTCTGAGTTCCAGCCGGGAAAACATCGCCTTTTCCATCAACCAGTATATGGATGGCGACAATCCCCGCACCACAGGCGGCACGGTCATCTTCAGCGGGGAGCTCTACCAGGGGGAAGATTCCCATCTGGTTGCCAGCCGTTATAATGACTTCAAGGGACAAACCACTCTCTACGGGGGTACCCTTGTTTTGGAACATAACGTAGTCTTCGGTAATTCCGACCTGAGGGAGGACACTTCCATGACCCTGGAGAACGGGACCCTGGAAATCACCGGCGGCAGCACGGTCAACGCCGCCTCCTTCACCGTCTCTCATGCGGATATTGTCCTGCGTCCGGGAAGCAGCGCCTTCATCAATGCCAGGGACGTGGATATTTCCCACGGTTTCATTTTCGACATGCAGAAACAGCTTCCGTGGGCGTCTTCCCCGCAGTCCTCCCGCGGGATTTCCATCTCGGCTGCGGATTCCTTCACGCTGGGCGGTTCCGTGGGCATTCTGGACAACGGCGTATCCGCCGACTACTTTTATGCGGACAACTCCTGGGCACAGAAGCGTGTCTTCATTGTGCTTACGGACTCGGACAAGACGCATGAGGGCGACTTCTCCGGACCTTATTCTCTAGCTACTGGATCCGAAGATGTGGATAGCCCCTATGCCTACACGGGCACCTGGAGCCACCAATGGCTGGACGCGGACGGCGACGGCTTTTCCGAACAGCTCCAGCTTGTCTGGACGCCCACGCCCGGGAAAGAGGACATTCAGGAAATTCTGCCCGAGCTGGCCGGCGACATGACCTTGAACTCCATGTGGTCCTCCGCCTCCAACGCCCTCGGCATGTCGGGCGCCGCTCTCGGCAGCCTGGACGCCCTGCGCTTCCTGGCGGGGCCGGAAAACAACTACTGGGTCAAGGGCCTGGGAGATTTCCTCTTCCATGCCACCGAAGGCGGCCGGGACGGCTTCGACTACAACGGCGGCGGCTATGCCGTGGGAGCGGACCGCAGGGTGGCGAAGAATACCATCCTGGGCCTGGGATTCGGCGACCTGTACGGCAGGTTGTACAGCCGCAGCTTTGTGGGGGACATCGGCCAGCAGACCCGCATCGCCATGCTCTATGGAGGATGGTACAAGGACCTCGGCAGGAAGGACGCTCTCATGGTGACGGCCTCCGCTGGCTATGGTTGGACAGCCAACAGAATGAATTCCTTCCACACCGGCGGATGGTCTCGCGGAAAATGGACCAACCGCACCCTGGCCGCTACCCTCAACGGGAAGTGGAGCCGCCGGTTGAGCGATGTTCTGGAGGTGGATTTCAACCTCGGGCTGGAATACACGGACGTGACCCAGGGTTCGTTCACGGAAACGGGGTGGGACGCGCGCCGTTTTGAAAAAGGGCACTTGAAAAACCTGTCCCTGCCTGTGGGCGTGGGGCTGACCTGCCGCAGCGAACTGAAGGGAAGGGAATGGATCAACAGCGTGGCGGTAAGCTACCTGCCCGATGTGTACCGTGAAAACCCGAGCGCGCCTGCCCAGCGCCTGCTCAACGGTTACCGCTGGGAAGCCAGGGGAACGGCGCCCGACCGGAACGCGGTGAGGGTGAACGTGAACAGTGCGCTGCAATTGAATGCGCGCTGGAGGGCGTACGCGGGATACGAATTTGAGGGAAGAAACAAGGCTGTGGCGCACCGGTTTAACGCGGGAGTAAGTTTCGCCTATTGACGGCAGCCTGAAATGCTCTCCGGTTCCTTTTTTTCAGGGAAAAGGGCCGGATGGGGCACCCGTGATCCTGATGTTCCGGGAAGGATTCCGGAGGCATGGACGGCGTGTTCGTTCATGCCTCCGTCTTTCTTTTCGGTGACATGCCGCAGGCGGATACGGACGGTTTTTTCTTGAGATGGGCACTCTTTTCTGATTCCATTACCGAGCATTATCATGAATGGCTTTCAACTTCTTCAATGTGGCTTTGGCGTGGCGGTCCTGCTGGCGGCCCCCGTCATGGGCGCGCCCGCCGTTTATCCCGTTCCCCAGCAATCCAAACTGTCTTCCCAGACGGCGGCTTTTTCCGGGAAACCGTCCGTCGTGGTCCGTTCCGCCAGGACGCAGGGAGACAAACTGCTGGCCGGCGTGCCGGAAAAATCCGGCGCGTACAAGCTGGTGGTCTCCTCGCAGGGGAAGGTGGGCATCGGCGCCCATGACGAGCGCGGGGCGTTTTACGCCATGCAGACATTGCGCCAGCTGGGCAAAAAGACCGGCAACGGCGACGCCGTGATGCTGCCCGTGGGGGAAATCACGGACTGGCCGGACATTGAGTTCCGCGGCACGGTGGAAGGCTTCTACGGCACCCCCTGGAGCCATGAAGCCCGCCTGAGCCAGCTGCGCTTCTACGGGCAGAACAAAATGAACACCTACATTTACGGCCCCAAGGACGATCCCTACCATTCCTCCCCGCACTGGCGGGATCCCTATCCCGCGGACCAGGCCGCCCAAATCAAAGAGCTGGTGAAAGTGGCCCGGGAAAACCATGTGGACTTCGTCTGGGCCATTCACCCCGGCAAGGACATCAAGTGGACGGAGGAGGACATGAATAATGTCATCAAAAAATTTGAGATGATGTACAAGCTGGGCGTGCGCTCCTTCGCCTTATTCTTTGACGACATCTTTGGGGAAGGCACCAAGGCGGACAAGCAGGCCCTGCTACTGAACAAGATCAACAACGAATTCGTCAAGGTCAAGAAGGACGTCACTCCCCTGGTCATGTGCCCCACCCAGTACAACCGCGGCTGGGCGGACGACAAGCCGGGCACCTACCTGGACATTCTGGGCGAACAGCTTGATCCTTCCGTTCACATCATGTGGACGGGCGACTCCGTGTGCCATGACATCACGCTGGAGGGCCAGGAATGGGTGAACAAGAGAATCAAGAGGCCGTCCTACGTCTGGTGGAACTTTCCCGTTACGGACTACTGCCGCTCCAACCTGTGCATGGGCCGCGTTTACGGACTGCCTCAGGAATCCGGATCACGGGAATCCATGAGCGGGCTGGTCTCCAACCCCATGGACAAGCCGGAAGCCTCCAAGGTAACGCTCTTCGGCATTGCCGACTACGCCTGGAACATCAACGGCTTCAAGTCGGACGAAGCCTGGAAGGAGGGCATTGTGCGCCTCTATCCGCAGGCTGCGGAGGCCATGCAGGCATTTGTGGACCACAACTCCGACCAGGGCCCCAACGGGCACGGCTACCGGCGCGAGGAATCCGTGAACATAGCCCCCGTGGTCACCCGCGTGCTGGAAGCCGCCCGGGAGGGCAGGGTGGTGAAATCGGACACAGCCCTGCTCAAAAAGGAATTCTCCCGCATGGCCGCCGCCGCTCCCGTCATACGGGAAAAGGTGGACAACCCGCGCCTCATGAAGGAAATTGGCGCCTGGGTGGACGCCTTTGAACAACTGGGCATGGCCGGGCAGCACGCCGTGGCCGCCCTGGAAAACAGCAGCCCCAAGGCGGCCGTGACGGCCCTGGTGAAAGCCACGCAGGCGCTTGCGGCCATGGACCGCATCTCCCGGGAGCACAACCAGCAGGGGCAATTGTACCGTTCCGCAGTGAAAACCGGTTCCCGAGTGATGACGCCCGCCGTCAATGAACTGGCGGACATCGTTTCCAGGAAAACCTTCCCGTCTCTTTCCGGAACGCCCGCCCTCTCCCCCAGGCCTCTGGTGAAAGGCGGCAGCATGGACAAGGCGGAACTCTTCTGTGACGGGGACCGCGGCACCTTCTGGCATTCTGGAGCCTATGGACAGCCGGGGGACTGGTACGGCGTGGACTACGGCATGGCTATCCCCGTCAGGAGCGTGGAAGTGCTGATGGGCCGCAATGACAAGGACGGCGACTACGTGGCCAAAGGGCAGCTGGAAGCTACCCAGGACATGAAAACCTGGAAGCCCCTGGGACCGGAAACCTCCGGCATGCAGGTGGCGTGGCAGGCGTCCAAGCCCGTTTCCGTCCGCGCCGTGCGCTACCGCGTCATTGAACCTAAAAAGACGGACAACGGCCGTAGCGTATGGACGGCCATTCGTGAAATCTCCGTGAATGCGCCGGCCGCCGCCCGCGCTTCCTCCAATGTGGCGGGGCTGGAAGGCGTTTCCGTGCAGAAATCGGACAAAATCGTGCGGATCAACCGCGTGATGGAAACCCATAAGATGAAGCCCGGAGAATTCATCGCCCTGGACCTGGAAGGGCCCACGGACGCCACCTGGCTGGAAATCAACCTGGAA
This genomic stretch from Akkermansia biwaensis harbors:
- a CDS encoding beta-N-acetylglucosaminidase domain-containing protein; this translates as MNGFQLLQCGFGVAVLLAAPVMGAPAVYPVPQQSKLSSQTAAFSGKPSVVVRSARTQGDKLLAGVPEKSGAYKLVVSSQGKVGIGAHDERGAFYAMQTLRQLGKKTGNGDAVMLPVGEITDWPDIEFRGTVEGFYGTPWSHEARLSQLRFYGQNKMNTYIYGPKDDPYHSSPHWRDPYPADQAAQIKELVKVARENHVDFVWAIHPGKDIKWTEEDMNNVIKKFEMMYKLGVRSFALFFDDIFGEGTKADKQALLLNKINNEFVKVKKDVTPLVMCPTQYNRGWADDKPGTYLDILGEQLDPSVHIMWTGDSVCHDITLEGQEWVNKRIKRPSYVWWNFPVTDYCRSNLCMGRVYGLPQESGSRESMSGLVSNPMDKPEASKVTLFGIADYAWNINGFKSDEAWKEGIVRLYPQAAEAMQAFVDHNSDQGPNGHGYRREESVNIAPVVTRVLEAAREGRVVKSDTALLKKEFSRMAAAAPVIREKVDNPRLMKEIGAWVDAFEQLGMAGQHAVAALENSSPKAAVTALVKATQALAAMDRISREHNQQGQLYRSAVKTGSRVMTPAVNELADIVSRKTFPSLSGTPALSPRPLVKGGSMDKAELFCDGDRGTFWHSGAYGQPGDWYGVDYGMAIPVRSVEVLMGRNDKDGDYVAKGQLEATQDMKTWKPLGPETSGMQVAWQASKPVSVRAVRYRVIEPKKTDNGRSVWTAIREISVNAPAAARASSNVAGLEGVSVQKSDKIVRINRVMETHKMKPGEFIALDLEGPTDATWLEINLERDDVNSWAEVVLDVEGAAKPVVQKLDRQGQNFIAKANQLPKGIKGMKLVNKSGKEQDVVLNMFKFDVPPADPGANLAALSDRNLKTVYRADKPLDVVIPNLDNPKATKLVVVGSAAYAVQARRGEGAWTSVGKKAAGAGAAEFAIPAGTTAVRLFYNAPQKDAVINEVIFSSKK
- a CDS encoding autotransporter outer membrane beta-barrel domain-containing protein; the protein is MKITIPFLLRRGLLAGFFLSLSASAADYTVDASQTSDPGRKVYQTLAELASAGVLAAGDTVILNNDDSSLTSKLPVLVNFRSNDPETPRTVDLSGLGNTPLFSPATGNYTLNMESVVFSNAPARVFFYTNSSSSAPISLKISDNASFTGNYCSDRNSFTGYGYGGVVCLHSYAATALTVGNNAVFTDNHAIGSGGAICVHSYGRAAALTMGNNAAFTGNYASGNDGGAIHVYGTDGSTVLIGDNAIFTGNYVSSGYSGSGGAIYVVMPDSTRYGGNSLVMGSNAVFSGNYVSGRYGNGGAIALSSASRSETSSLVLGPDAVFTGNYVFSSAGPSYESIGSGGAIYIASSRYSNITVQDGATFTGNYAWTKGGAILMQGSYAGSSSQFLALTRDVLFSGNMTGGTFTRHSDGSFSVENGIANAIHMGGDQNVQLAASEGRQIRFNDPVTSSALSSSRENIAFSINQYMDGDNPRTTGGTVIFSGELYQGEDSHLVASRYNDFKGQTTLYGGTLVLEHNVVFGNSDLREDTSMTLENGTLEITGGSTVNAASFTVSHADIVLRPGSSAFINARDVDISHGFIFDMQKQLPWASSPQSSRGISISAADSFTLGGSVGILDNGVSADYFYADNSWAQKRVFIVLTDSDKTHEGDFSGPYSLATGSEDVDSPYAYTGTWSHQWLDADGDGFSEQLQLVWTPTPGKEDIQEILPELAGDMTLNSMWSSASNALGMSGAALGSLDALRFLAGPENNYWVKGLGDFLFHATEGGRDGFDYNGGGYAVGADRRVAKNTILGLGFGDLYGRLYSRSFVGDIGQQTRIAMLYGGWYKDLGRKDALMVTASAGYGWTANRMNSFHTGGWSRGKWTNRTLAATLNGKWSRRLSDVLEVDFNLGLEYTDVTQGSFTETGWDARRFEKGHLKNLSLPVGVGLTCRSELKGREWINSVAVSYLPDVYRENPSAPAQRLLNGYRWEARGTAPDRNAVRVNVNSALQLNARWRAYAGYEFEGRNKAVAHRFNAGVSFAY
- a CDS encoding DUF2339 domain-containing protein, which codes for MEIFILLLVLVLLSGMVFTFVKACQVVSLEHKVRKLENKLAEIKAHMDMHMRYGKSVTSSTPQNAARPGASTPRPVSSPPRAATAIIPYEPPVPAARKARQPAAVSPAFSWEYFIGAKLLSWIGGFILFLGTGFFVKYSIDNELISPEWRIILTYLTAFALLGTGLSRLKKRYPTLSGTLTATGILVLYLATCAGRMFYALPFFNTAVSALLLAATTAAAFVLAVRLRFQVIAVLGIIGGFLTPVILSTGQDHTVSLFLYMTLLNAGLVSVLAFTRWTKVGAIGLASYTLLLMGWFDEYNANGHVPAVTLLSLCTLFLYCGCGLYSGIRQEKKAPGTGSSSFLLAFGAIAVACLTAFRMQAEGNPLALSSSSRALLLLAGMFPMTALFPLARARSTYWSWFLPVAIFTVCYLCASFTEHPKPENFPWFSELLRRIFSIFMIAASYKVLSARTLSGGACLADLHPGIRISCFTAAALAWLPIIWPNSPLPFYAILIAGVFCWMAVRHSRGQALMVAVGGFALSAWHQEFHPWVPFFVFAFLFLLPSFVIRRFRDGLLAWSASALCVPLFYFVWFQYGMSHHPVSTRFWASTAALLCAVSPFLTALYLQRLPFETLLKRSAVLTFYYGTAIGMLTLAIGFQWSGTPLTLAWSLEGFALLLLCGKFPQAKLAWTGFFLLAAMFIHSGLFKTVSQLDPGQMPELRLTYATLVFCCMAGAWWMQKKVMPRFTGDRSGLRFLIPSLNIFGAILLFIWMNMEISCGFAAPGDHPLLIQFGRSLAQDLTISLAWSLFALCLIAAGFDIRSARVRMAGLALLGITLLKAVCYDISSLSQLYRVGALVGLAFIVLVSSFLYQKFNLKMRGKRKNAGKARQS